A part of Vulpes vulpes isolate BD-2025 chromosome 15, VulVul3, whole genome shotgun sequence genomic DNA contains:
- the SPATC1L gene encoding speriolin-like protein isoform X2, which produces MAEGSELMSRLVSENAELKKQVRLMKENQMLKRLLSESCQERGGLGSRDLLFPRAPTYPEDCSPGSAVADFGRFAGAPEAPCQLPTSSLEELLCSHAPLSREDDASPGCAVPAPVPFKAFLGPPELHAPRGTDRKLSPLLSPLQDPLADKTLLEPREMVRPKKVCFSESSLPSGDRTRRSYYLNEIQGFCGAQKDGRIVGEIAFQLDRRILAYVFPGLTRLYGFTVANIPEKIKQTCIKSLDGSVDQTRLRELTQRYAALTARLERLGYNREVHPEFSEFLINTYGILRQRPDLRASPPRSPAALRKLLIDVLPPKFLGDSLLLLSCLCELAKEDRKPLFAW; this is translated from the exons ATGGCCGAGGGGAGCGAGCTGATGAGCAGGCTCGTGAGCGAGAACGCGGAGCTCAAGAAGCAGGTGCGCCTCATGAAGGAGAACCAGATGCTGAAGCGTCTGCTCAGCGAGAGCTGCCAGGAGCGCGGTGGCCTCGGGAGCCGGGACCTGCTGTTCCCCCGGGCGCCCACGTACCCCGAGGACTGCTCCCCCGGGAGCGCAG TTGCAGACTTCGGAAGGTTCGCCGGTGCCCCGGAAGCGCCCTGCCAGCTGCCAACGTCCTCCCTGGAGGAGCTGCTGTGCTCGCACGCCCCCCTCTCCCGCGAGGACGACGCGTCCCCCGGCTGCGCGGTGCCCGCCCCCGTGCCCTTCAAGGCTTTCCTCGGCCCCCCCGAGCTGCACGCGCCCCGGGGCACCGACCGCAAGCTGTCCCCGCTCCTGAGCCCCCTGCAGGACCCGCTGGCGGACAAGACCCTGCTGGAGCCCAGGGAGATGGTCCGGCCCAAGAAGGTGTGCTTCTCGGAGAGCAGCCTGCCGTCGGGGGACAGGACCAGGAGGAGCTACTACCTCAACG AGATCCAGGGCTTCTGCGGCGCCCAGAAGGACGGGCGCATCGTCGGGGAGATCGCCTTCCAGCTGGACCGCCGCATCCTGGCCTACGTGTTCCCGGGGCTGACCCGGCTGTACGGCTTCACCGTGGCCAACATCCCCGAGAAGATCAAGCAG ACGTGCATCAAGTCCCTGGACGGGTCGGTGGACCAGACGCGGCTGCGGGAGCTGACGCAGCGCTACGCGGCGCTCACGGCGCGCCTGGAGAGGCTGGGCTACAACCGCGAGGTGCACCCCGAGTTCAGCGAGTTCCTCATCAACACCTACGGCATCCTGAGGCAGCGGCCCGACCTGCGCGCcagcccgccccgcagccccgccgcgcTGCGCAAGCTGCTCATCGACGTGCTGCCCCCCAAGTTCCTGGGCGACTCGCTGCTGCTGCTCAGCTGCCTGTGCGAGCTCGCCAAGGAGGACCGCAAGCCGCTCTTCGCCTGGTGA
- the SPATC1L gene encoding speriolin-like protein isoform X1: MAEGSELMSRLVSENAELKKQVRLMKENQMLKRLLSESCQERGGLGSRDLLFPRAPTYPEDCSPGSAEIQGFCGAQKDGRIVGEIAFQLDRRILAYVFPGLTRLYGFTVANIPEKIKQTCIKSLDGSVDQTRLRELTQRYAALTARLERLGYNREVHPEFSEFLINTYGILRQRPDLRASPPRSPAALRKLLIDVLPPKFLGDSLLLLSCLCELAKEDRKPLFAW, from the exons ATGGCCGAGGGGAGCGAGCTGATGAGCAGGCTCGTGAGCGAGAACGCGGAGCTCAAGAAGCAGGTGCGCCTCATGAAGGAGAACCAGATGCTGAAGCGTCTGCTCAGCGAGAGCTGCCAGGAGCGCGGTGGCCTCGGGAGCCGGGACCTGCTGTTCCCCCGGGCGCCCACGTACCCCGAGGACTGCTCCCCCGGGAGCGCAG AGATCCAGGGCTTCTGCGGCGCCCAGAAGGACGGGCGCATCGTCGGGGAGATCGCCTTCCAGCTGGACCGCCGCATCCTGGCCTACGTGTTCCCGGGGCTGACCCGGCTGTACGGCTTCACCGTGGCCAACATCCCCGAGAAGATCAAGCAG ACGTGCATCAAGTCCCTGGACGGGTCGGTGGACCAGACGCGGCTGCGGGAGCTGACGCAGCGCTACGCGGCGCTCACGGCGCGCCTGGAGAGGCTGGGCTACAACCGCGAGGTGCACCCCGAGTTCAGCGAGTTCCTCATCAACACCTACGGCATCCTGAGGCAGCGGCCCGACCTGCGCGCcagcccgccccgcagccccgccgcgcTGCGCAAGCTGCTCATCGACGTGCTGCCCCCCAAGTTCCTGGGCGACTCGCTGCTGCTGCTCAGCTGCCTGTGCGAGCTCGCCAAGGAGGACCGCAAGCCGCTCTTCGCCTGGTGA